A window of the Candidatus Hydrogenedentota bacterium genome harbors these coding sequences:
- a CDS encoding VWA domain-containing protein: MGVTDIQFAFPAAQAPLWVSAGLLVTVAAALLLFYSEQRRRRRLSLLVDAGLAPRLLEGYTDRIRLPLAVFTVLGVAFLLVALAQPKWGSAWRKTARSGRDVLVLLDTSESMNAQNPLPTRLEKARQKIQSLVELSPGDRFGLVAFAGEASCQVPLTLDHNYFRTVLDAVSSDTLSIEGSDLAAALREARRMFDEDVQKSGGDQRHARVVLVVTDGEQTSGDVLATGAEMRDYAGIYVLGIGTPEGAQISYPAWMQRYARVPEDQRTRLSRLDEENLSRLAKENGGAYARATADNADVAFLHGEWEQVRARALSSELRFNRVNRYRWPLAAAMLCFAAEALWLALIPVVRARRLRAAGRLAEHG, translated from the coding sequence ATGGGCGTGACGGACATACAGTTTGCCTTCCCCGCGGCGCAGGCGCCGCTGTGGGTCTCCGCGGGCCTCCTCGTGACGGTGGCCGCGGCGCTGCTGCTGTTTTACAGCGAACAACGCCGCCGCCGCAGGCTCTCCCTGCTTGTGGACGCGGGGCTGGCCCCCCGCCTGCTGGAAGGCTACACGGACCGGATCCGGCTCCCCCTGGCGGTATTCACGGTGCTGGGCGTGGCCTTTCTGCTCGTTGCGCTGGCCCAGCCCAAGTGGGGCAGCGCGTGGCGAAAGACCGCACGGTCCGGACGCGATGTCCTGGTGCTGCTGGACACGTCGGAAAGCATGAACGCCCAGAACCCGCTGCCCACGCGGCTGGAAAAGGCCCGGCAGAAGATACAGTCCCTTGTGGAATTGTCCCCCGGCGACCGTTTCGGGCTGGTTGCCTTCGCGGGGGAGGCGTCCTGCCAGGTGCCGCTCACCCTCGACCACAACTATTTCCGCACCGTGCTCGACGCCGTCTCCTCCGACACCCTGAGCATCGAGGGCAGCGACCTCGCCGCAGCCCTCCGGGAGGCCCGGCGCATGTTCGACGAGGACGTCCAGAAATCCGGCGGCGACCAGCGCCACGCCCGGGTCGTCCTCGTGGTCACGGACGGCGAGCAGACCTCGGGCGACGTGCTGGCCACGGGCGCGGAAATGCGGGACTACGCGGGCATCTATGTGCTGGGCATCGGCACCCCCGAGGGTGCTCAGATCAGCTACCCTGCATGGATGCAGCGCTATGCCCGGGTGCCGGAGGACCAGCGAACCCGGCTCTCCCGGCTGGACGAGGAAAACCTCTCGCGGCTGGCGAAGGAGAACGGCGGGGCCTACGCCCGCGCCACCGCCGACAACGCGGACGTGGCCTTTCTTCACGGCGAGTGGGAGCAGGTGCGCGCCAGGGCCCTGTCCAGCGAACTCCGCTTCAACCGGGTCAACCGCTACCGCTGGCCCCTGGCCGCCGCCATGCTCTGTTTCGCCGCCGAGGCGTTGTGGCTTGCCCTGATCCCCGTGGTCCGGGCACGCCGCCTGCGCGCGGCGGGGAGGCTCGCCGAACATGGATAA
- a CDS encoding VWA domain-containing protein has protein sequence MSGLLTTFGFDTMTYPQAFWLLIPVALLLLVEVAARPGGAVTFSTGSRAAGLRRSFSRLVLAVPPLLRAAGFALLVVALAGPMTGHQLSRDRAGVIDILLCVDVSGSMRQADFMMDGRPQDRLHVAKQAVSNFIDSRREARGSRYGMDRVGLICFSGIAWTQCPLTLDYDVLEREVQNAQVAPDSKQGTAIGSAMGLALRRLSQTEAKSKVVILLSDGRNNRGELDPLSAAQIAKEMGIRVYTIGAGSPEEQVLNGGFFPVRSEAIDEKMLREVAEGTGGRYYLATNTEALMGAYDEIGALETTEIDLGDYYEYHEGFLPWVLAGAALMLASLVIRRTWLDPLP, from the coding sequence ATGAGCGGACTCCTCACCACCTTCGGTTTCGACACGATGACCTACCCGCAGGCCTTCTGGCTCCTGATCCCGGTCGCGCTGCTGCTGCTGGTCGAAGTGGCGGCCCGGCCCGGCGGCGCGGTGACCTTCTCCACCGGAAGCAGAGCCGCCGGACTCCGCCGGAGCTTCTCCCGTCTGGTGCTGGCGGTGCCCCCGCTCCTGCGTGCGGCGGGGTTCGCGCTGCTGGTCGTGGCCCTGGCGGGCCCGATGACGGGCCACCAGCTCAGCCGAGACCGCGCCGGCGTGATTGACATCCTGCTCTGCGTGGACGTTTCAGGCAGCATGCGGCAGGCCGACTTCATGATGGACGGCCGCCCGCAGGACCGGCTGCATGTGGCCAAGCAGGCGGTCAGCAATTTCATTGACAGCCGCCGCGAGGCGAGGGGAAGCCGTTACGGCATGGACCGGGTGGGCCTCATCTGCTTCTCCGGCATCGCGTGGACGCAGTGCCCCCTGACCCTCGACTACGACGTGCTGGAGCGCGAGGTGCAGAACGCCCAGGTGGCCCCCGACTCCAAGCAGGGCACCGCCATCGGCTCCGCCATGGGCCTCGCCCTGCGACGCCTGAGCCAGACCGAGGCGAAATCGAAAGTGGTCATCCTCCTGTCCGACGGGCGCAACAACCGGGGCGAGCTCGACCCGCTCTCCGCGGCCCAGATCGCCAAAGAGATGGGCATCCGGGTGTACACCATCGGCGCGGGCTCTCCGGAGGAGCAGGTGCTCAACGGCGGGTTCTTCCCCGTGCGCAGCGAGGCGATTGACGAGAAAATGCTCCGCGAGGTGGCGGAGGGCACCGGCGGCCGCTATTACCTGGCGACAAACACGGAGGCCCTGATGGGGGCCTACGACGAGATCGGCGCCCTGGAAACCACCGAGATAGACCTGGGCGACTATTACGAATACCACGAGGGGTTCCTGCCGTGGGTGCTCGCGGGGGCGGCGCTCATGCTCGCGTCGCTCGTCATCCGCAGGACCTGGCTGGACCCCCTTCCCTGA
- a CDS encoding DUF58 domain-containing protein: MLPSEVMRQVRRIQIRTSRMVNEFLSGQYESIFKGQGIEFKEVRSYVPGDDIRAIDWNVTARTGEPHVKVMAEERELTVMLLVDMSGSGRFGSVNRLKNELAAELCAVLAFAAIQNNDKVGLMIFTDRVELYVPPQKGRKHVLRVIREVLCHEPKGKGTDIAAALHYLNNVVRRRAVVFLVSDFMDDHYADALRICNRRHDVIAATVTDPREEELPPVGLVNLRDAETGAEVLVNTRNAAFRRAYAEAADTARRARDERLRKARVDVMNVRTDIPYVNEIHRFFRMRERRMR; the protein is encoded by the coding sequence ATGCTGCCCTCTGAGGTCATGCGCCAGGTCCGGCGCATCCAGATACGCACCAGCCGGATGGTGAACGAGTTCCTGTCCGGCCAGTACGAGAGCATCTTCAAGGGGCAGGGCATCGAGTTCAAGGAGGTGCGCTCGTATGTGCCGGGCGACGACATCCGGGCGATTGACTGGAACGTGACCGCGCGGACCGGGGAGCCGCATGTCAAGGTGATGGCCGAGGAGCGCGAGCTGACCGTGATGCTGCTGGTGGACATGAGCGGCTCGGGCCGCTTCGGCAGCGTGAACCGCCTGAAGAACGAGCTGGCCGCCGAGCTGTGCGCCGTCCTCGCCTTCGCGGCGATCCAGAACAACGACAAGGTCGGCCTGATGATCTTCACCGACCGCGTCGAGCTGTACGTGCCCCCGCAGAAGGGGCGCAAGCACGTGCTGCGCGTCATCCGCGAGGTGCTCTGCCACGAGCCGAAAGGGAAGGGGACCGACATCGCCGCGGCCCTCCACTACCTCAACAACGTGGTCCGCCGCCGCGCCGTCGTCTTCCTGGTGTCGGACTTCATGGACGACCACTACGCCGACGCCCTGCGCATCTGCAACCGCAGGCACGACGTCATCGCCGCCACCGTCACCGACCCCCGCGAGGAGGAGCTGCCCCCGGTCGGCCTGGTCAACCTGCGAGACGCCGAGACGGGTGCCGAAGTGCTCGTGAACACCCGGAACGCCGCGTTCCGCCGGGCCTACGCCGAGGCGGCGGACACCGCCCGGCGCGCCCGCGACGAGCGCCTCCGCAAGGCCCGCGTGGACGTCATGAACGTCCGCACGGACATCCCCTATGTGAACGAGATACACCGCTTCTTCCGGATGCGGGAACGGAGAATGCGTTGA
- a CDS encoding MoxR family ATPase: MNVNVEAVRREVEQHAPQINQLRESVGKIIVGQRYMVERLLVGLLANGHVLIEGVPGLAKTTAVNALAQAMSCVFRRIQFTPDLLPADLIGTMVYTPKTGDFTVKKGPVFSNIVLADEINRAPAKVQSALLEAMQERQVTIGDRTFPLEAPFMVLATQNPIEQEGTYPLPEAQMDRFMLKLKVGYPSRAEEREIMDRVDLLHPQSLSPVIAPAQVMEAREIVNRIYVDAKAKNYIVDIVWATREPEAFGLQIRHLIEYGASPRATVYLQQAARAMAFLQGEGNVFPNDVKQVAMDVLRHRIKPTYEAEAENITAEDIIRKILDTVPVP, from the coding sequence ATGAACGTGAACGTGGAGGCCGTGCGCCGGGAAGTCGAGCAGCACGCGCCGCAGATCAACCAACTGCGCGAGTCCGTCGGCAAGATCATCGTGGGGCAGCGCTACATGGTGGAGCGCCTGCTCGTGGGCCTGCTGGCCAACGGCCACGTGCTCATCGAGGGCGTGCCCGGGCTGGCCAAGACCACGGCGGTGAACGCCCTGGCGCAGGCCATGTCCTGCGTGTTCCGGCGCATCCAGTTCACGCCGGACCTGCTGCCCGCCGACCTCATCGGCACGATGGTGTACACCCCGAAAACCGGGGACTTCACCGTGAAGAAGGGGCCGGTCTTCTCCAACATCGTGCTGGCGGACGAGATCAACCGGGCGCCGGCCAAGGTGCAGAGCGCCCTGCTCGAGGCCATGCAGGAGCGGCAGGTGACCATCGGGGACCGGACCTTCCCGCTGGAGGCCCCCTTCATGGTCCTGGCCACCCAGAACCCCATCGAGCAGGAGGGCACCTACCCGCTGCCCGAGGCCCAGATGGACCGTTTCATGCTCAAGCTGAAGGTGGGCTACCCGTCGCGCGCCGAGGAGCGGGAGATCATGGACCGGGTGGACCTGCTCCATCCGCAGAGCCTGTCGCCCGTCATCGCGCCCGCGCAGGTCATGGAGGCCCGCGAGATCGTCAACCGCATCTACGTGGACGCCAAGGCGAAGAACTACATCGTGGACATCGTGTGGGCCACCCGCGAGCCCGAGGCCTTCGGCCTCCAGATCCGCCACCTCATCGAGTACGGGGCGTCCCCCCGCGCCACGGTCTACCTCCAGCAGGCGGCCCGCGCCATGGCCTTCCTCCAGGGCGAGGGCAACGTGTTCCCCAACGACGTGAAACAGGTGGCGATGGACGTGCTCCGGCACCGCATCAAGCCCACCTACGAGGCGGAGGCCGAAAACATCACCGCGGAGGACATCATCCGCAAGATCCTGGACACCGTCCCGGTGCCCTGA
- a CDS encoding Gfo/Idh/MocA family oxidoreductase gives MANFKLGFIGAGFIAKFQAKAVSQIRGVDLAGVCALKGAEELADYANQAGIGPCAVYPSVAELCKAVDAVAIFAPNMARIQLMQEISDAVEAGAGIKGVICEKPLGRTVAEAAQIVELAKRTGLPTAYFENQVHMKGIRAQMEQLAPVQAQMGPLALARSSEEHSGPHEPWFWDPTRQGGGVLSDMGCHSIAVGWYVLTPVGKPATFLEPISVSATTSLLKWGVPRYRKELLDRMGVDYAKTPAEDFCTGIVTFKNPETSQLVQAQFTNSWMYDKQGLRLAMDGLGPGYAFELNSLKSPLEIFIGDQAAEAAADTELALEKSTASRGLLAVETNEADLYGYVDEIQDAVASFQAGRDGFLNFEYGAMITKLCQAAYMSAEEGKTIYLTDKDTQTALKNYKSLISQGRGAEVLF, from the coding sequence ATGGCGAACTTCAAATTGGGATTCATCGGGGCGGGCTTCATCGCGAAGTTCCAGGCCAAGGCCGTGTCGCAGATCCGCGGCGTGGATTTGGCGGGTGTCTGCGCGCTGAAGGGCGCGGAGGAGCTTGCGGACTACGCGAACCAGGCGGGGATCGGCCCCTGCGCGGTGTATCCGTCGGTGGCGGAACTGTGCAAGGCGGTGGACGCCGTGGCGATTTTCGCCCCGAACATGGCGCGCATCCAGCTCATGCAGGAAATCTCCGACGCCGTTGAAGCGGGCGCGGGGATCAAGGGCGTGATCTGTGAGAAGCCCCTGGGCCGCACGGTGGCCGAGGCCGCCCAGATCGTCGAGCTGGCGAAGCGGACGGGCCTGCCCACGGCGTACTTCGAGAACCAGGTACACATGAAGGGCATCCGGGCGCAGATGGAGCAGCTGGCACCGGTGCAGGCGCAGATGGGGCCGCTGGCCCTCGCCCGCAGCTCCGAGGAGCATTCCGGGCCGCACGAGCCGTGGTTCTGGGACCCCACCCGCCAGGGCGGCGGCGTGCTCTCCGACATGGGCTGCCACAGCATCGCGGTCGGCTGGTATGTGCTCACCCCCGTGGGCAAGCCGGCGACCTTCCTGGAGCCCATCTCCGTGTCGGCGACGACCAGCCTGCTGAAGTGGGGCGTGCCCCGCTACCGCAAGGAGCTGCTGGACCGGATGGGCGTGGACTACGCCAAGACGCCGGCCGAGGACTTCTGCACGGGCATCGTGACCTTCAAGAACCCCGAGACGAGCCAGCTGGTCCAGGCGCAGTTCACCAACTCCTGGATGTACGACAAGCAGGGGCTCCGCCTGGCCATGGACGGCCTCGGGCCCGGCTACGCCTTCGAGCTGAACTCCCTCAAGTCCCCGCTGGAAATCTTCATCGGCGACCAGGCGGCAGAGGCGGCGGCGGACACCGAGCTGGCGCTGGAGAAGTCCACGGCCAGCCGCGGCCTCCTCGCCGTGGAGACGAACGAGGCGGACCTGTACGGGTATGTGGACGAGATTCAGGACGCCGTGGCGTCGTTCCAGGCGGGCCGCGACGGGTTCCTGAACTTCGAGTACGGCGCGATGATCACCAAGCTCTGCCAGGCGGCCTACATGTCCGCCGAGGAGGGCAAGACCATCTACCTGACCGACAAGGACACGCAGACGGCGCTCAAGAACTACAAGTCCCTCATTTCCCAGGGGCGGGGCGCCGAGGTGCTCTTCTAG
- a CDS encoding glutathione peroxidase, translating to MRKQLASVFTLGLSLVGVSCSSLAVDPPEVKGPLDLTVKDIEGSDVDLSKYKGKAVLIVNVASKCGLTPQYDALEAVYRKYKDRGLVVLGFPANNFLGQEPGTNEEIATFCRTKFDVSFPLFAKISVKGEDIAPLYAWLTSEKTNPGFSGDIEWNFGKFLVDASGKVVARFHPKTKPDAADVTAAIEKALPPAAAKAEPEATPEK from the coding sequence ATGAGAAAACAGCTGGCGTCGGTGTTCACGCTGGGGCTTTCCCTGGTCGGGGTGAGCTGCAGTTCCCTCGCCGTGGACCCGCCGGAGGTGAAGGGCCCCCTCGACCTCACGGTCAAGGACATCGAAGGCAGCGACGTGGACCTCTCCAAATACAAAGGGAAGGCCGTCCTGATCGTGAACGTCGCCTCCAAGTGCGGCCTCACCCCGCAGTATGACGCCCTGGAGGCGGTCTACCGGAAGTACAAGGACCGGGGGCTGGTCGTGCTGGGGTTCCCCGCCAACAACTTCCTCGGCCAGGAACCCGGCACCAACGAGGAAATCGCCACCTTCTGCCGCACCAAGTTCGACGTGTCCTTCCCCCTGTTCGCCAAAATATCCGTGAAAGGGGAGGACATCGCCCCGCTCTACGCCTGGCTGACCTCCGAAAAGACCAACCCCGGCTTCTCCGGCGACATCGAGTGGAACTTCGGCAAATTCCTCGTGGATGCCTCGGGAAAAGTGGTTGCCCGGTTCCACCCGAAAACCAAGCCCGACGCGGCCGACGTGACGGCGGCCATCGAGAAGGCCCTGCCCCCGGCGGCGGCGAAGGCTGAACCTGAAGCCACGCCGGAGAAGTAG
- a CDS encoding elongation factor G translates to MVHNVGMLGHGSVGKTLFVERVLNQLGLTSRMGSIEEGNTVCDYLEEEIERKCTIAMKMVHLTWKERRIHMIDHPGYVDFFGEPSSSVPLLDGIVVMVDASVGVQVGTDNAMRLADKFNVPRAFFVNKLDREHTDFLEVVKALQETYGKHCVPLVAPVGAGAGLKGVVNIVTGDASAVDGADALKDALVETVAETDEELTMKYLDALELSHEDFVTGLQNGITSGKIVPIIAGSVSMGFGLSELMDLIAESFPNPLLRKVVARDSGENDVEVKVGASEPFFGQVFRQVVDPYVGHLTLFRVLSGTLKSDSEFYNVTTNTKERTGKVFLVRGKEQVAVDEVGPGDLAALTKLKNTHFGDTIAAPGTNVFMPPIQLPVSMVKLAILPKARADEDKLGEALNRLAEEDSTFTHYRDPDTNEHVIRGMGDLQLDILLKRMARKYKVEVETRTPKVAYRETIKGTAEVQGKHKKQTGGHGQFGDVWLRLKPNERGGGYQFVDSVVGGVVPKQYIPHVDKGSFEALQQGVISGNPVVDIIVELYFGSFHAVDSSEMAFKIAARKAIQKAVKEAKPCLLEPIMEIAVTVPSEFMGDISGDMNSRRGRLLGMDAVGGGRQVIKALVPEAEILRYSTELRSMTQGRGSYELKFSHYDEVPDHVAKELIAAYEKTRSGEEED, encoded by the coding sequence ATGGTACATAACGTTGGGATGCTTGGTCATGGCAGCGTGGGGAAGACGCTGTTTGTCGAGCGCGTGCTGAACCAGCTTGGGCTCACCTCGCGCATGGGGAGCATCGAGGAGGGGAACACGGTCTGCGACTATCTCGAGGAGGAGATCGAGCGGAAGTGCACCATCGCCATGAAGATGGTCCACCTCACGTGGAAAGAGCGCCGCATCCACATGATTGACCACCCGGGCTATGTGGACTTCTTCGGCGAGCCTTCGTCCTCCGTTCCCCTGCTGGACGGGATTGTGGTGATGGTGGACGCCTCCGTGGGCGTGCAGGTGGGCACGGACAACGCCATGCGCCTTGCGGACAAGTTCAACGTCCCGCGCGCGTTTTTTGTGAACAAGCTGGACCGCGAGCACACGGACTTCCTGGAGGTCGTGAAGGCTTTGCAGGAGACCTATGGCAAGCACTGCGTGCCGCTGGTGGCCCCTGTGGGCGCGGGCGCCGGGCTCAAGGGCGTGGTCAACATCGTCACGGGCGACGCGTCGGCGGTGGACGGGGCGGACGCCCTGAAGGACGCGCTGGTCGAGACGGTCGCCGAGACCGACGAAGAGCTGACGATGAAGTACCTGGACGCCCTGGAGCTGTCCCACGAGGACTTCGTCACGGGCCTGCAGAACGGCATCACCAGCGGCAAGATCGTGCCGATCATCGCGGGCAGCGTCAGCATGGGCTTCGGCCTCAGTGAGCTGATGGACCTCATCGCCGAGTCCTTCCCGAACCCGCTGCTGCGCAAAGTGGTGGCCAGGGATTCCGGCGAGAACGACGTTGAGGTCAAGGTGGGCGCCTCCGAGCCCTTCTTCGGGCAGGTGTTCCGCCAGGTCGTGGATCCCTATGTGGGCCACCTGACCCTGTTCCGCGTGCTGAGCGGCACCCTGAAGAGCGACTCCGAGTTCTACAACGTGACCACCAACACCAAAGAGCGCACCGGCAAGGTGTTCCTGGTGCGGGGCAAGGAGCAGGTCGCGGTGGACGAGGTGGGGCCGGGCGACCTGGCCGCCCTCACGAAGCTGAAGAACACCCATTTTGGCGACACGATCGCCGCGCCGGGCACGAACGTCTTCATGCCCCCGATCCAGCTTCCCGTCTCCATGGTGAAGCTGGCCATCCTGCCCAAGGCGCGGGCGGACGAGGACAAGCTGGGCGAGGCGCTGAACCGCCTGGCCGAGGAGGACTCGACGTTCACGCACTACCGCGACCCGGACACCAACGAGCATGTCATCCGGGGCATGGGCGACCTGCAGCTGGACATCCTGCTCAAGCGCATGGCGCGCAAGTACAAGGTGGAGGTGGAGACGCGCACCCCGAAGGTCGCCTACCGCGAGACCATCAAGGGCACGGCCGAGGTGCAGGGCAAGCACAAGAAGCAGACCGGCGGCCACGGCCAGTTCGGCGACGTCTGGCTGCGCCTCAAGCCGAACGAGCGCGGCGGCGGGTACCAGTTTGTTGACAGCGTCGTGGGCGGCGTGGTGCCCAAGCAGTACATCCCCCACGTGGACAAGGGCAGCTTCGAGGCGCTGCAGCAGGGCGTCATCAGCGGCAACCCGGTGGTGGACATCATCGTGGAGCTGTACTTCGGCTCCTTCCACGCCGTGGACTCCTCCGAAATGGCGTTCAAAATCGCGGCCCGCAAGGCCATCCAGAAGGCGGTCAAGGAGGCGAAGCCCTGCCTGCTCGAGCCGATCATGGAGATCGCGGTGACGGTGCCGTCGGAGTTCATGGGCGACATCAGCGGCGACATGAACAGCCGCCGCGGCCGGCTCCTCGGCATGGACGCCGTGGGCGGCGGCCGCCAGGTCATCAAGGCGCTGGTTCCCGAGGCGGAGATCCTCCGCTACTCCACGGAGCTGCGCAGCATGACGCAGGGCCGGGGCAGCTATGAGCTGAAGTTCAGCCACTACGACGAGGTTCCGGACCACGTGGCGAAGGAGCTCATCGCGGCCTACGAGAAGACCCGCAGCGGCGAGGAAGAGGACTGA
- a CDS encoding ThuA domain-containing protein produces the protein MLATLAVLSACCLGLGAGAEAPDTTPKPRVLVVTGGHSFDEPEFRALFDAMTELDVTFHDLKDESEVFEDISAWPYDVLVLYNMSQKISEKRKANFLSLLDRGVGLVVLHHAIAAFNDWPEYWKIIGARYFLKDTEVGGKTIPASTYRHDVDIPCKIEDPAHPVTAGLKDFVVRDETYKGFLVEPDNHLLVGEDHPEAQREAAWTRQYKNAKVCYIQLGHDKLSFGDDNYRTLVRQAIRWAKKP, from the coding sequence ATGCTGGCAACCCTGGCCGTCCTTTCCGCCTGCTGCCTGGGACTCGGCGCGGGCGCAGAGGCCCCTGACACCACCCCAAAGCCCCGCGTGCTGGTCGTGACCGGCGGGCACAGCTTCGACGAGCCGGAGTTCCGGGCGCTTTTCGACGCCATGACGGAGCTCGACGTGACCTTCCACGACCTGAAGGACGAGAGCGAGGTGTTCGAGGACATCAGCGCCTGGCCCTACGACGTGCTCGTGCTCTACAACATGAGCCAGAAGATTTCGGAGAAGCGCAAGGCCAACTTCCTGTCCCTGCTGGACAGGGGCGTGGGGCTGGTCGTGCTGCACCACGCCATCGCCGCGTTCAACGACTGGCCCGAATACTGGAAGATCATCGGGGCGCGGTATTTCCTCAAGGACACAGAAGTGGGCGGGAAGACCATCCCCGCGTCCACCTACCGGCACGATGTGGACATTCCCTGCAAGATCGAGGATCCCGCGCACCCCGTCACCGCCGGCCTGAAGGACTTCGTGGTCCGCGACGAGACCTACAAGGGCTTTCTCGTGGAGCCGGACAACCACCTGCTGGTGGGTGAGGACCATCCCGAGGCGCAGCGCGAGGCGGCCTGGACCCGCCAGTACAAAAACGCCAAGGTGTGCTACATCCAGCTCGGGCACGACAAGCTGAGCTTCGGCGACGACAACTACCGCACCCTGGTCCGCCAGGCGATCCGGTGGGCGAAGAAGCCCTGA